From Nocardia sp. XZ_19_385, the proteins below share one genomic window:
- a CDS encoding DEAD/DEAH box helicase, producing the protein MLNRVLPGDPRLTHVVELPTRPARTTEWPSWAAPDVVDALHATGIAMPWSHQTRTAELAAGGQHVVVSTGTASGKSLGYQLPVLTALREDSKATALYLAPTKALGADQLRAIGELTHEGPLREIHPATYDGDTPAEIRQWVRANARWVFTNPDMLHLGILRSHQRWARVLRRLRYVVIDECHAYRGVFGSHVALVLRRLRRIAQYYGADPVFVLCSATTAEPAAAAARLIGAPCVAVTEDGSPQGARTVALLEPPLTALTGENGAPIRRSATSEAAGIMADLVVEGARTLTFVRSRRAAELIAMDTRLRLREVDPELAERVAAYRAGYLGEDRRELEAALSDGTLLGVATTNALELGVDIAGLDAVVMSGFPGTVASFWQQAGRAGRRTQGSLVLLVARDDPLDTYLVRHPEALLDKPVEATITDPHNPYVLGPQLLCAALELPLTDAEVDVLEARELMEDLAAQGLVRRRGNGGGRWYVTDVQAGPHDAVDVRGGIGAPIAIVDGETGRLLGTADAGRAPATLHQGAVHLHQGETYLVDELDLDGGVAFVTAIDPGFTTSARQRTSIEIDYIAEKRHHGAVTSALAQVTVTGQVIGYLRTLRTGEVLDVVELDLPAQTLHTRAVLYTVTLDLLERAGIEPPDVPGALHAAEHAAIGLLPLVATCDRWDIGGVSIAEHPDTGLPTIFVYDGQPGGAGFAERGFAQLRHWLAATLAAIEACGCAAGCPSCVQSPKCGNGNHPLHKDAAASLLGAVLGELDRTPMPGEGADSGS; encoded by the coding sequence TTGCTGAATCGTGTCCTGCCTGGTGACCCCCGACTCACCCATGTCGTAGAGCTACCGACACGGCCCGCCCGCACCACCGAGTGGCCGTCCTGGGCGGCGCCGGATGTGGTCGACGCGTTGCACGCGACCGGGATAGCAATGCCCTGGAGCCACCAGACCCGGACCGCCGAACTCGCCGCGGGCGGGCAGCACGTGGTGGTCAGCACCGGCACCGCGTCCGGGAAATCCCTGGGATATCAGCTCCCCGTACTGACGGCGCTGCGCGAAGACTCCAAGGCCACCGCCCTTTATCTGGCGCCCACCAAAGCGCTGGGGGCCGATCAACTGCGGGCGATCGGCGAATTGACCCACGAGGGACCGCTGCGCGAAATCCACCCGGCCACCTATGACGGCGACACTCCGGCCGAGATCCGGCAGTGGGTGCGGGCCAACGCGCGCTGGGTCTTCACCAATCCCGACATGCTGCACCTGGGGATTCTCCGGTCGCACCAGCGCTGGGCACGGGTGCTGCGCCGCCTGCGCTACGTGGTGATCGACGAATGCCACGCCTATCGCGGGGTCTTCGGATCGCACGTGGCGCTGGTGCTGCGCAGATTGCGGCGAATCGCCCAGTACTACGGTGCGGACCCGGTGTTCGTGCTGTGCTCGGCGACGACCGCCGAACCCGCGGCCGCCGCAGCCCGGTTGATCGGAGCGCCCTGCGTCGCGGTGACCGAGGACGGGTCGCCGCAGGGGGCGCGCACCGTCGCCCTGCTCGAACCACCCCTCACCGCGCTGACCGGCGAAAACGGGGCTCCGATCCGGCGTTCGGCGACCTCGGAAGCGGCCGGGATCATGGCGGACCTGGTTGTCGAAGGAGCGCGGACGCTGACCTTCGTACGCTCGCGGCGGGCTGCCGAACTGATCGCGATGGACACCCGGCTGCGGCTGCGCGAGGTCGATCCCGAGCTCGCCGAGCGGGTCGCCGCGTATCGCGCCGGATACCTCGGCGAGGATCGGCGCGAGCTGGAGGCGGCCCTGTCCGACGGCACCCTGCTCGGTGTGGCCACCACCAACGCGCTCGAGCTCGGCGTGGACATCGCCGGGCTGGACGCGGTGGTCATGTCGGGTTTTCCCGGGACCGTGGCCTCGTTCTGGCAGCAGGCCGGACGGGCCGGGCGGCGCACCCAGGGGTCGCTGGTACTGCTCGTGGCCAGGGACGATCCGCTCGATACCTACCTGGTGCGGCATCCGGAGGCGCTGCTGGACAAGCCCGTCGAGGCCACCATCACCGATCCGCACAATCCCTATGTCCTGGGCCCGCAGTTGCTCTGCGCGGCCCTGGAACTGCCGCTCACCGACGCCGAGGTGGACGTGCTCGAGGCCCGCGAGTTGATGGAGGATCTCGCAGCTCAGGGCCTTGTTCGGCGGCGCGGGAACGGCGGCGGGCGCTGGTATGTGACCGATGTCCAGGCCGGGCCGCACGATGCCGTGGACGTGCGGGGAGGGATCGGGGCGCCGATCGCGATCGTCGACGGGGAGACCGGGCGGCTGCTCGGCACCGCCGACGCCGGGCGGGCGCCGGCCACCCTGCATCAAGGCGCGGTGCACCTGCACCAGGGCGAGACCTATCTGGTCGACGAGCTGGACCTCGACGGCGGTGTCGCGTTCGTGACGGCCATCGATCCCGGGTTCACGACCAGCGCCCGGCAGCGGACCTCGATCGAGATCGACTACATTGCCGAAAAGCGCCATCATGGGGCTGTGACCAGCGCATTGGCGCAGGTGACGGTGACCGGTCAGGTGATCGGCTATCTGCGCACACTGCGTACCGGCGAGGTGCTCGACGTCGTCGAACTGGATCTGCCGGCGCAGACGCTGCACACCCGCGCGGTCCTCTACACCGTCACGCTCGACCTCTTGGAGCGCGCCGGAATCGAGCCGCCCGACGTCCCCGGGGCCTTGCACGCGGCCGAACATGCCGCGATCGGGCTGCTCCCGCTGGTGGCGACCTGCGACCGCTGGGACATCGGCGGCGTCTCCATCGCCGAGCATCCCGACACCGGGTTGCCGACGATCTTCGTCTACGACGGGCAGCCGGGCGGGGCCGGATTCGCCGAGCGCGGGTTCGCGCAATTGCGGCACTGGCTGGCGGCGACGCTCGCGGCTATCGAGGCCTGTGGATGCGCGGCCGGGTGCCCGTCCTGCGTGCAGTCGCCCAAGTGCGGCAACGGCAACCATCCGCTGCACAAAGATGCTGCGGCATCGCTGCTCGGGGCCGTGCTGGGCGAGCTGGACCGGACGCCGATGCCTGGTGAAGGCGCGGATTCCGGTTCGTGA
- a CDS encoding cold-shock protein — protein MAQGTVKWFNAEKGFGFIAPEDGSADVFVHYSEIQGQGFRTLEENQKVEFEVGQGTKGPQATGVRALS, from the coding sequence ATGGCACAGGGAACTGTGAAGTGGTTCAACGCGGAGAAGGGGTTCGGCTTCATCGCGCCCGAGGACGGCTCCGCTGACGTCTTCGTCCACTACTCCGAGATCCAGGGTCAGGGCTTCCGTACCCTCGAGGAGAACCAGAAGGTCGAGTTCGAGGTCGGCCAGGGCACCAAGGGCCCGCAGGCCACCGGAGTTCGCGCGCTCAGCTGA
- the topA gene encoding type I DNA topoisomerase, whose protein sequence is MAARDLGSADQGRPLRRLVIVESPTKARKIAPYLGRNYVVEASVGHIRDLPRGAADVPAKYKGEPWARLGVDVDHDFEPIYVVSPEKKAKVSELKNLLKDADELYLATDPDREGEAIAWHLLETLKPKVPVRRMVFHEITEPAIQAAAADTRELDNDLVDAQETRRILDRLYGYEVSPVLWKKVMPKLSAGRVQSVATRVIVQRERERMAFRSAEYWDIAAKLDAGSGAGSDSSNPRTFGARLVQVDGSRVASGRDFGSDGQLKGSGVVVLDETYARRLAEALDGADLVVSSAESKPYSRKPYPPFMTSTLQQEAGRKLRFSSERTMRVAQRLYENGYITYMRTDSTTLSQSAIDAARSQATQLYGADYVSPSPRQYTRKVKNAQEAHEAIRPSGDTFQTPGQLHSRLDTDEFKLYELIWQRTVASQMADARGTTLTLRISGVAGTGEECVFSASGRTITFAGFLKAYVESVDEEAGGQSDDAESRLPALEQGQGVTAVELNPDGHSTNPPARFTEASLIKTLEELGIGRPSTYASIIKTILDRGYVYKRGSALVPSWVAFAVIGLLEVYFGRLVDFDFTAAMEDDLDAIAGGREQRGNWLSSFYFGGDNGVEGSVARSGGLKKMVGGQLDEIDAREVNSIKLFSDDEGRDVVVRVGRFGPYLERMVTNPDDPEGDSISQRANLPDDLPPDELTAEVAEKLFSTPQEGRKLGADPVTGHEIVAKEGRFGPYVTEILPEPAAPDATAPPAKKTAKKAAAPKPRTGSLLKSMDLATITLDDALKLLSLPRVVGVDPESKEEITAQNGRYGPYLKKGTDSRSLATEEQMFTVTLDEALKIYAEPKRRGRQAASAAPLRELGNDSATDKPMVIKDGRFGPYVTDGETNASLRKGDEVESITDERASELLADRRARGPVKKTAKKAPAKKAAKKTAATAAKKTATKTAAKKTTTKKVAAKKTAAKKA, encoded by the coding sequence GTGGCAGCACGAGACCTCGGTTCCGCCGACCAGGGCCGTCCCCTGCGTCGTCTCGTGATCGTCGAGTCCCCGACCAAGGCCCGCAAGATCGCGCCGTACCTGGGTCGCAACTATGTGGTCGAAGCCTCTGTCGGTCATATCCGGGACCTGCCGCGCGGTGCCGCGGACGTGCCCGCCAAGTACAAGGGCGAGCCCTGGGCCCGCCTAGGCGTGGACGTCGACCACGATTTCGAGCCGATCTATGTGGTGAGCCCGGAGAAGAAGGCCAAGGTCTCCGAGCTGAAGAATCTGCTCAAGGACGCCGACGAGCTCTACCTCGCCACCGACCCCGACCGCGAGGGCGAGGCCATCGCCTGGCACCTGCTGGAGACGCTCAAGCCCAAGGTGCCGGTGCGCCGCATGGTGTTCCACGAGATCACCGAGCCGGCCATTCAGGCCGCCGCCGCCGACACCCGCGAACTCGACAACGATCTGGTCGACGCGCAGGAGACCCGCCGCATCCTGGACCGCCTCTACGGCTACGAGGTCAGTCCGGTGCTGTGGAAGAAGGTCATGCCGAAGCTGTCGGCGGGCCGCGTGCAGTCCGTCGCGACCCGGGTGATCGTGCAGCGCGAACGCGAGCGGATGGCGTTCCGTTCGGCCGAATACTGGGATATCGCAGCCAAACTCGACGCGGGTTCCGGCGCCGGAAGTGATTCGTCCAACCCGCGGACCTTCGGGGCGCGGCTGGTTCAGGTCGACGGGTCGCGGGTCGCGAGTGGTCGCGATTTCGGCTCCGACGGCCAGCTCAAGGGCTCCGGCGTCGTGGTGCTGGACGAGACCTACGCCCGCCGCCTGGCGGAGGCGCTCGACGGCGCCGACCTCGTCGTTTCCTCGGCCGAGTCGAAGCCGTACTCGCGCAAGCCGTATCCGCCGTTCATGACCTCGACGTTGCAGCAGGAGGCGGGCCGCAAGCTGCGGTTCAGCTCCGAGCGCACGATGCGGGTCGCGCAGCGGCTCTACGAAAACGGCTACATCACCTACATGCGTACCGACTCGACCACGCTGTCGCAGTCGGCGATCGATGCGGCGCGTTCGCAGGCCACGCAGCTGTACGGCGCGGACTACGTCTCGCCTTCACCGCGTCAATACACCCGCAAGGTGAAGAACGCGCAGGAGGCCCACGAGGCGATCCGCCCCTCTGGCGATACTTTCCAGACGCCGGGCCAGCTGCACTCGCGGCTCGACACCGACGAATTCAAGCTCTACGAGCTGATCTGGCAGCGCACTGTCGCCTCGCAGATGGCCGACGCCCGGGGCACCACGCTGACGCTGCGGATCAGCGGCGTCGCGGGCACCGGCGAGGAGTGCGTGTTCTCCGCGTCCGGTCGCACCATCACCTTCGCGGGCTTCCTCAAGGCCTATGTGGAGAGCGTGGACGAGGAGGCCGGCGGCCAGTCCGACGACGCCGAATCTCGTTTGCCCGCACTGGAACAGGGCCAGGGCGTCACCGCGGTCGAGCTGAATCCCGATGGGCACAGCACGAATCCGCCGGCGCGGTTCACGGAAGCGTCGCTGATCAAGACGCTGGAAGAGCTCGGTATCGGGCGTCCGTCGACCTACGCGTCGATCATCAAGACGATCCTGGACCGTGGCTATGTGTACAAGCGCGGCAGCGCGCTGGTGCCGTCCTGGGTGGCGTTCGCGGTGATCGGGCTGCTGGAGGTCTACTTCGGCCGGCTGGTCGACTTCGACTTCACCGCCGCGATGGAAGACGATCTCGACGCCATCGCCGGTGGGCGTGAGCAGCGCGGAAATTGGTTGTCCTCCTTCTATTTCGGTGGCGACAACGGTGTCGAAGGGTCGGTCGCGCGTTCGGGCGGCTTGAAGAAGATGGTCGGTGGGCAGCTCGACGAGATCGACGCTCGCGAGGTCAACTCGATCAAGTTGTTCAGTGATGACGAGGGCCGCGACGTCGTGGTCCGGGTCGGCCGGTTCGGGCCGTACCTGGAGCGCATGGTCACCAATCCCGATGACCCCGAAGGGGATTCGATCTCCCAGCGGGCGAATCTGCCCGATGATCTGCCGCCGGACGAGCTGACCGCCGAGGTCGCCGAGAAGCTGTTCTCGACGCCGCAGGAAGGTCGCAAGCTCGGCGCGGATCCGGTGACCGGACACGAAATCGTCGCCAAGGAAGGACGTTTCGGTCCGTATGTGACCGAGATCCTGCCCGAGCCCGCTGCCCCGGACGCCACCGCGCCGCCCGCCAAGAAGACGGCGAAGAAGGCCGCCGCGCCCAAGCCGCGCACCGGCTCGCTGCTGAAGTCGATGGACCTGGCCACTATCACCCTCGACGACGCGCTCAAGCTGCTGTCGCTGCCGCGCGTGGTCGGCGTCGACCCGGAGTCCAAGGAAGAGATCACCGCGCAGAACGGCCGCTACGGCCCGTATCTGAAGAAGGGCACCGACTCTCGCTCGCTGGCCACCGAGGAGCAGATGTTCACGGTGACGCTGGACGAGGCGTTGAAGATCTACGCCGAACCCAAGCGGCGTGGGCGGCAGGCGGCCAGTGCGGCGCCGCTGCGCGAACTCGGCAACGACTCCGCCACCGACAAGCCGATGGTGATCAAGGACGGCCGCTTCGGTCCGTACGTCACCGATGGTGAGACCAACGCCAGCCTGCGCAAGGGTGACGAGGTCGAATCCATCACCGACGAGCGGGCTTCGGAGCTGCTGGCGGATCGCCGGGCGCGCGGGCCGGTGAAGAAGACGGCCAAGAAGGCGCCGGCGAAGAAGGCCGCCAAGAAGACGGCCGCGACGGCGGCGAAGAAGACCGCTACCAAGACCGCCGCCAAGAAGACGACCACCAAGAAGGTCGCCGCGAAGAAGACTGCGGCCAAAAAGGCCTGA
- a CDS encoding DUF664 domain-containing protein, producing the protein MAIDQEREDLIAMLAEQRELFKITVRGLDDEQARKRTTASELTLGGLLHHLNSCERHWIKVIVERDEHAELDVTTFGGEYEMAPGETVEELLAAWDEAAAATAELIRTVDSLDTSIPTPTNPWVEGRIWQSVRTTFLHVFREIAHHSGHADIIREELDGQNSTYSRVS; encoded by the coding sequence ATGGCCATTGATCAGGAGCGCGAGGATCTGATCGCGATGCTCGCCGAGCAGCGCGAGCTGTTCAAGATCACGGTGCGCGGTCTCGACGATGAGCAGGCGCGCAAGCGCACCACGGCCAGCGAGTTGACCCTGGGCGGACTGCTGCATCACCTGAACAGCTGTGAGCGGCACTGGATCAAGGTGATCGTCGAGCGCGACGAGCACGCGGAACTGGACGTGACCACGTTCGGCGGTGAGTACGAGATGGCGCCCGGCGAGACCGTCGAGGAGCTGCTCGCCGCCTGGGACGAGGCGGCCGCGGCGACTGCCGAGCTGATCCGGACGGTGGACAGCCTCGACACCTCCATCCCGACACCGACCAATCCGTGGGTGGAGGGGCGTATCTGGCAGTCGGTGCGGACCACGTTCCTGCACGTCTTCCGTGAAATCGCGCACCACTCCGGCCACGCCGACATCATTCGGGAAGAGCTGGACGGCCAGAACAGCACCTATAGCCGAGTGTCCTGA
- a CDS encoding DNA polymerase III subunit delta', with protein MPGVFDRLVGQDAVESELTAAAVAARAGVIEGAMTHSWLFTGPPGSGRSIAALCFAAALQCTDEGTPGCGRCHACTTTMAGTHGDVRRVIPEGLSISTKEMREIVQIASRRPSTGRWQVVVIEDADRLTEAAGNVLLKVVEEPPDRTVFLLCAPSVDPEDISITLRSRCRHVHLVTPSVAAIAQVLQDRDQLDEKTATWAASISGGHVGRARRLATDEEARARRQRALGLVAAVARPGAAYAAADDLVKSADDEAKQMSAARDERERDELATAMGAGGTGKGAAGATRGSAGVLKDLERRQKSRATRTGRDALDRALIDVAGVYRDALAVGFGAARNGSGVTLTHPDLSDQIHDLADRVRPEGLLRSIEAVLACREALDTNVKPRFALAAMVATLIAAQTA; from the coding sequence GTGCCAGGTGTCTTCGATCGGTTGGTCGGCCAGGATGCGGTCGAGTCCGAGCTGACGGCTGCCGCCGTCGCGGCTCGCGCTGGTGTCATCGAAGGCGCGATGACGCATTCCTGGCTGTTCACCGGCCCGCCCGGCTCGGGCAGATCCATTGCGGCCCTGTGCTTCGCGGCCGCCCTGCAGTGCACCGACGAAGGCACTCCCGGCTGCGGCCGCTGCCACGCCTGCACCACGACGATGGCGGGCACGCACGGCGATGTCCGCCGGGTGATCCCCGAGGGGCTGAGCATCAGCACCAAGGAGATGCGCGAGATCGTGCAGATCGCCTCGCGTCGTCCCAGCACCGGCCGCTGGCAGGTGGTCGTCATCGAGGATGCCGACCGCTTGACCGAGGCCGCGGGCAACGTCCTGCTGAAAGTCGTCGAGGAGCCACCGGACCGCACCGTCTTCCTGCTGTGCGCGCCCTCGGTGGACCCGGAGGACATCTCGATCACGCTGCGTTCCCGCTGCCGTCACGTGCATCTGGTGACGCCGTCGGTCGCCGCGATCGCGCAGGTGCTGCAAGATCGCGACCAGCTCGACGAAAAGACCGCCACCTGGGCGGCTTCCATCAGCGGCGGTCATGTCGGCCGCGCCCGCCGCCTGGCCACCGACGAAGAAGCCCGCGCCCGCCGGCAACGAGCGCTGGGTCTGGTCGCCGCGGTCGCCCGGCCGGGCGCCGCCTACGCCGCCGCCGACGATCTCGTGAAGTCCGCCGACGACGAAGCCAAGCAGATGAGCGCGGCCCGCGACGAACGCGAACGCGATGAACTCGCCACGGCCATGGGCGCCGGCGGCACCGGAAAAGGCGCGGCCGGCGCGACCCGCGGCTCGGCCGGTGTCCTCAAGGATCTGGAACGCCGGCAGAAATCTCGCGCCACCCGCACCGGCCGCGACGCCCTCGACCGCGCCCTGATCGACGTCGCCGGCGTCTACCGCGACGCCCTCGCCGTCGGTTTCGGCGCCGCCCGCAACGGCTCCGGCGTCACCCTCACCCACCCCGACCTGTCCGACCAGATCCACGACCTGGCCGACCGCGTCCGCCCCGAAGGCCTGCTCCGCTCCATCGAAGCCGTCCTCGCCTGCCGCGAAGCCCTCGACACCAACGTCAAACCCCGCTTCGCCCTCGCCGCGATGGTCGCCACCCTCATCGCCGCCCAAACGGCCTGA
- a CDS encoding helix-turn-helix domain-containing protein yields the protein MAWSPSPTDELLLEDEPELLTAREAGAELDIRPATIRQWVSRGYLRNAGHRGRAALYDWVDLERVHCRTRNRTNKAPDWPQLDVPANYFGRFITTAEAARLLGVSPSTVRSWVTRGHLVPVRGSRRGHVFTVGSVLMAGRRTVT from the coding sequence GTGGCCTGGTCACCTTCACCGACCGACGAGCTCCTACTGGAGGACGAGCCGGAGCTGCTCACAGCCCGGGAAGCGGGGGCCGAACTCGACATAAGGCCGGCGACCATCCGTCAGTGGGTCTCCCGCGGCTACCTACGAAATGCCGGACATCGAGGTAGAGCAGCGCTTTACGACTGGGTCGATCTCGAAAGAGTGCACTGCCGAACACGGAACCGAACGAACAAAGCTCCTGACTGGCCACAGCTCGACGTGCCGGCGAACTACTTCGGCCGATTTATCACCACCGCCGAAGCCGCCAGACTGCTCGGGGTCTCCCCTTCGACTGTGCGGAGCTGGGTCACTCGGGGTCATCTCGTCCCTGTACGGGGAAGTCGCCGCGGCCACGTTTTCACGGTCGGGAGTGTGCTGATGGCCGGGCGCCGGACCGTGACGTAA
- a CDS encoding helix-turn-helix transcriptional regulator yields MAELNTTRALSSRSAELSGVDQAKQALGARLRELRRDARLTGLQLAALLGWHSSKVSRFEHGKQVPTDDEIREWCHQTGGELYVPDLIAAARNVRSAYMEWKRLHGAGHRQRQRKSIELEGHARLLRWFEPALIPGLLQTRAYAAAVLRACIDILDTGVDDLDAAVDTRMQRQAILDTEGHEFRFVIAEQGLYSTVGNDCVMVEQLRHLFEALPNPRVGLGIIPRAADFGVPATNFVLFDRRLVLAETVAAELTITAPSEIALYERTFAVLAKRAVYGDNARALIAAALEMRASTGRLDRKSVAPVRRDKG; encoded by the coding sequence GTGGCCGAACTCAACACAACACGAGCACTATCGTCCCGAAGTGCAGAGTTGAGCGGTGTAGATCAGGCCAAGCAGGCACTCGGCGCGCGCCTTCGGGAGTTGCGTCGAGACGCCCGCCTGACCGGATTGCAGCTGGCGGCACTACTCGGATGGCATTCCAGCAAGGTATCGAGGTTCGAGCACGGCAAGCAGGTTCCGACAGACGACGAGATCCGCGAGTGGTGCCACCAAACCGGTGGCGAGCTGTATGTCCCCGACCTCATTGCGGCAGCACGAAACGTCCGCTCTGCCTACATGGAGTGGAAGCGCCTCCACGGGGCCGGCCACAGGCAGCGCCAGCGCAAGTCAATCGAATTGGAAGGGCATGCGAGGTTGTTGCGTTGGTTCGAGCCAGCGCTTATTCCCGGCCTGCTCCAGACTCGCGCCTACGCCGCCGCCGTCCTCCGAGCATGCATCGACATCCTCGATACCGGTGTCGACGACCTCGATGCCGCAGTCGATACCAGAATGCAGCGCCAAGCCATCCTCGACACGGAGGGGCACGAGTTCCGGTTCGTGATCGCCGAGCAGGGTCTGTACAGCACGGTTGGCAACGACTGCGTGATGGTTGAACAGTTACGGCATCTGTTCGAGGCGCTGCCGAACCCACGTGTCGGTCTCGGAATAATCCCCCGCGCAGCCGACTTCGGTGTCCCGGCGACCAACTTCGTCCTGTTCGATCGCAGGCTGGTGTTGGCCGAAACGGTCGCGGCTGAGCTGACGATCACAGCGCCCTCTGAAATCGCCCTGTACGAGCGCACATTCGCAGTACTCGCAAAGCGTGCGGTCTATGGAGACAACGCCCGAGCGCTGATAGCCGCCGCCTTGGAGATGCGAGCTAGTACCGGCCGACTTGACCGTAAGAGCGTTGCGCCTGTGCGCCGCGACAAGGGGTGA
- a CDS encoding DUF6879 family protein, producing the protein MRLLDYEAGTAAVAAATKSALHLELRDSYFTAQEVERLRRFRAGEPDPDLAEWFAPWTRLVSEMTSRGVTMQRLRVITEPLAEYSQWLHSITSYNIDAGEDVRWLGRHRTHPEELPTDDWWLLDDSLVVYSLFGEDDELNGFAATDDPAIAAHFRRVWDQLWPNSTQHEHYRPEVQS; encoded by the coding sequence ATGCGACTGCTCGACTATGAAGCCGGTACCGCGGCTGTCGCGGCGGCCACCAAATCCGCACTACATCTCGAACTACGCGACAGCTACTTCACCGCCCAGGAGGTCGAACGCTTGCGCCGGTTCCGCGCCGGGGAGCCCGATCCCGACCTGGCCGAGTGGTTCGCCCCGTGGACCCGGCTCGTCAGCGAGATGACAAGCCGCGGTGTGACAATGCAGCGACTGCGGGTAATTACAGAGCCACTGGCCGAGTACAGCCAATGGCTGCATTCGATCACCAGCTACAACATTGACGCCGGCGAGGATGTTCGCTGGCTCGGCCGTCATCGCACACACCCGGAAGAGCTGCCCACCGACGATTGGTGGCTGCTGGATGATTCGCTCGTCGTGTACAGCCTCTTTGGGGAGGACGACGAACTCAACGGATTCGCAGCAACCGATGACCCAGCTATCGCGGCGCATTTCCGCCGCGTGTGGGATCAGTTGTGGCCGAACTCAACACAACACGAGCACTATCGTCCCGAAGTGCAGAGTTGA
- a CDS encoding transcriptional regulator, which translates to MADEVPPREIADPAALRALAHPLRQRILRALAEKGPATATALGAQLGENTGATSYHLRQLAEHGFIEEAPELAKGKERWWRSPPKDLRYRMDREQSPEVRELLEGLVAQHISEDIEMFQRFQAERAELGEWADLMPFSRGAIYATPAELEGFFEDYIALLKRFQQSHQQDRPGTRRVLTRFLAFPAPGMNTAD; encoded by the coding sequence ATGGCCGATGAGGTACCACCGAGGGAGATCGCCGATCCCGCTGCCCTGCGCGCGCTCGCGCATCCCCTGCGGCAGCGCATCTTGCGGGCGCTCGCCGAGAAAGGGCCCGCGACCGCGACGGCCTTGGGGGCGCAGCTGGGGGAGAACACCGGCGCTACCAGTTATCACCTGCGCCAGCTCGCTGAGCACGGCTTCATCGAAGAGGCTCCGGAGCTGGCGAAGGGGAAGGAGCGGTGGTGGCGGTCGCCGCCGAAGGATCTGCGGTACCGGATGGATCGCGAACAGTCGCCGGAGGTGCGCGAGCTGTTGGAAGGGCTTGTCGCCCAGCACATCAGCGAGGACATCGAGATGTTCCAGCGTTTCCAGGCCGAACGTGCCGAGCTGGGTGAGTGGGCCGACCTGATGCCCTTCTCGCGTGGCGCGATCTACGCGACGCCCGCGGAACTCGAGGGATTCTTCGAGGACTACATAGCGCTGCTCAAACGTTTTCAGCAGTCGCACCAGCAGGACCGCCCCGGGACTCGTCGCGTGCTGACGCGTTTTCTCGCCTTCCCGGCACCCGGTATGAACACCGCAGACTAG